One genomic window of Xanthobacter dioxanivorans includes the following:
- a CDS encoding alginate O-acetyltransferase AlgX-related protein, translating into MRTANVERFVTMVGEMQRVLAPQGTRIVVAIPPNAQSVELEALPAWTDALAYPVTEYDLALQGLKAEGVATVDLRAVLRASPRPRYLLTDTHWNNRSSVLAFNAVMAAAGHPGWQVDPAQLVGELHEAPRGDLLRAMRMPPDVKEENFRLQITDRSAKPRFDPALSHHNEHIAFKSVVRDYAPTGQRVLIMGDSFTAVTWPRLFANADVSVVGWMHASARVTGNCDFSFDDVRRFKPDLIIFARTERFFPCYGDDWPKGLPRPWTRAVPLNVAP; encoded by the coding sequence GTGCGGACCGCCAACGTGGAGCGCTTCGTGACCATGGTGGGCGAGATGCAGCGGGTGCTGGCGCCCCAGGGCACGCGCATCGTGGTGGCGATCCCGCCCAACGCCCAGTCGGTGGAGCTGGAGGCGCTGCCCGCCTGGACCGACGCGCTTGCCTATCCGGTCACCGAATACGACCTCGCCCTGCAGGGGCTGAAGGCCGAGGGCGTGGCGACGGTGGATCTCAGGGCGGTGCTGCGCGCCAGTCCCCGGCCCCGGTACCTGCTCACCGATACCCACTGGAACAACCGCTCCAGCGTGCTCGCGTTCAATGCGGTGATGGCAGCGGCGGGGCATCCCGGCTGGCAGGTCGACCCGGCCCAGCTGGTGGGGGAACTCCACGAGGCGCCGCGTGGCGACCTGCTGCGCGCCATGCGCATGCCGCCCGACGTGAAGGAGGAGAATTTCCGCCTCCAGATCACCGACCGCTCGGCCAAGCCGCGCTTCGACCCGGCCCTGTCGCACCACAACGAGCATATCGCGTTCAAGTCCGTGGTGCGCGACTACGCGCCGACCGGCCAGCGGGTGCTGATCATGGGCGATTCGTTCACCGCGGTGACGTGGCCGCGCCTGTTCGCCAACGCGGACGTGAGCGTGGTGGGCTGGATGCACGCCTCGGCGCGGGTGACTGGCAATTGCGATTTCAGCTTCGACGACGTGAGGCGCTTCAAGCCAGACCTGATCATCTTCGCCCGCACCGAGCGATTCTTCCCCTGCTACGGCGACGACTGGCCCAAGGGCCTGCCGCGCCCGTGGACCCGGGCGGTACCGCTCAACGTGGCGCCGTAG
- a CDS encoding vWA domain-containing protein: protein MAGGRLADNIAYFGRALRAAGLSVGPGRVLDAVAAVEVAGIGSRADFYWTLHALFVSRHEDSPVFDQAFRLFWRRRAHQEKLMALLSPVAVPQREKKRESVLRRVEEALFSGVGTPRPPDKPRIEVEARLSASSEDVLRTRDFAEMTAAELAEARRRIAALRMPDDRARTRRLAGDPRGRRVDFRASLRAALATGGDLLQLKRRGPRLKPPPVVALVDISGSMADYSRPILHFLHALGAKRRVGVFLFGTRLTNATRALRRRDPDAALKAVAEVAQDWAGGTRIAPSLHAFNRLWSRRMMAQNPVVLLFTDGLERDVDPQLAAEMARLKRSCRRLVWLNPLLRYEGFEPKARGVKAMLPHVDDFRPVHDLKSLESLVAALGRDYSGSAGRSAAWRGSPAPSPALI, encoded by the coding sequence GTGGCCGGCGGCCGCCTGGCCGACAACATCGCCTATTTCGGCCGTGCCCTGCGGGCGGCCGGGCTCTCCGTGGGGCCGGGGCGGGTGCTGGATGCGGTCGCGGCGGTGGAGGTGGCGGGCATCGGCTCGCGCGCCGACTTCTACTGGACCCTCCACGCGCTCTTCGTCTCCCGCCACGAGGACAGCCCGGTGTTCGACCAAGCGTTCCGCCTGTTCTGGCGGCGGCGGGCGCACCAGGAGAAGCTCATGGCGCTGCTGTCGCCGGTGGCGGTACCGCAGCGGGAGAAGAAGCGCGAGAGCGTGCTCCGGCGGGTGGAGGAGGCGCTGTTCTCCGGCGTCGGCACGCCACGCCCGCCGGACAAGCCGCGCATCGAGGTGGAGGCGCGGCTGTCCGCCTCCAGCGAGGACGTGCTGCGCACGAGGGACTTCGCCGAGATGACCGCCGCCGAGCTGGCCGAGGCGCGCCGGCGCATCGCCGCCCTGCGCATGCCCGACGACCGCGCCCGCACCCGGCGCCTCGCCGGCGATCCCCGTGGCCGCCGCGTGGATTTCCGCGCCTCCCTGCGGGCCGCGCTCGCGACCGGCGGCGACCTGCTGCAACTGAAGCGGCGCGGCCCGCGCCTCAAGCCTCCGCCGGTGGTGGCGCTGGTGGATATCTCCGGCTCCATGGCGGACTATTCGCGGCCGATCCTGCATTTCCTGCACGCCTTGGGGGCGAAGCGGCGCGTCGGCGTGTTCCTGTTCGGCACCCGGCTCACCAATGCGACGCGGGCCCTGCGCCGGCGCGATCCCGACGCGGCCCTGAAGGCGGTGGCCGAGGTGGCGCAGGACTGGGCCGGCGGCACCCGCATCGCGCCCTCCCTCCACGCCTTCAACCGGCTGTGGTCGCGGCGGATGATGGCGCAGAACCCGGTGGTGCTGCTGTTCACCGATGGGCTGGAGCGGGACGTGGACCCGCAGCTCGCGGCCGAGATGGCGCGCCTGAAGCGCTCGTGTCGGCGCCTCGTCTGGCTCAACCCGCTCTTGCGCTACGAGGGCTTCGAGCCGAAGGCGCGGGGGGTAAAGGCCATGCTGCCGCACGTGGACGATTTCCGCCCGGTGCACGACCTGAAAAGCCTGGAAAGCCTCGTGGCGGCGCTCGGGCGGGACTATTCCGGCTCCGCCGGCCGCTCGGCGGCGTGGCGCGGCAGTCCGGCCCCCAGCCCCGCGCTCATCTGA
- a CDS encoding AAA family ATPase, protein MTARPTRAGLPGSIDDTLALLTGQGYVADRALATVVFLALRMGRPLLLEGEAGVGKTEVAKTLAAALGRRLIRLQCYEGLDLSAAVYEWNHAAQMIAIRLAEAAGETDKASIAADVFSQRYLLRRPLLEALEPQPEGPPVLLVDELDRTDEAFEAFLLEVLADHQITIPELGTVKAAAPPIIVLTSNRTREIHDALKRRCLYHWVDYPDAARELAILRARLPDAPARLAAEVVAFVQALRREDLFKLPGIAETLDWASALVELDAVALDPALVGDTLGVLLKYQDDIAATDAPRIARLIEEARQAARAAE, encoded by the coding sequence ATGACCGCGCGTCCGACCCGGGCGGGGCTTCCCGGCTCCATCGACGACACCCTCGCCCTGCTCACGGGGCAGGGCTACGTGGCGGATCGTGCCCTTGCCACCGTGGTTTTCCTCGCCTTGCGCATGGGCCGTCCGCTGCTGCTGGAGGGCGAGGCCGGGGTGGGCAAGACCGAGGTGGCGAAGACGCTGGCCGCCGCCCTCGGCCGCCGGCTCATCCGCCTGCAATGCTACGAGGGGCTGGATCTTTCCGCCGCCGTCTACGAGTGGAACCACGCGGCGCAGATGATCGCCATCCGCCTCGCCGAGGCGGCGGGGGAGACCGACAAGGCGTCCATCGCGGCGGATGTGTTTTCGCAGCGCTATCTGCTGCGCCGTCCGCTGCTGGAGGCGCTGGAGCCGCAGCCGGAGGGTCCGCCGGTGCTGCTGGTGGACGAGCTGGACCGCACCGACGAGGCCTTCGAGGCGTTTCTCCTGGAAGTGCTCGCCGACCACCAGATCACCATTCCCGAGCTTGGAACGGTAAAGGCGGCCGCGCCGCCCATCATCGTCCTCACCTCCAACCGCACCCGCGAGATCCATGACGCGCTGAAGCGGCGGTGTCTCTACCACTGGGTGGACTATCCGGACGCCGCGCGTGAGCTGGCCATCCTCAGGGCGCGGCTGCCGGATGCCCCGGCGCGGCTTGCGGCCGAGGTGGTGGCCTTCGTCCAGGCGCTGCGGCGGGAGGATCTGTTCAAGCTGCCGGGCATCGCCGAGACCCTGGACTGGGCCTCGGCCCTGGTGGAGCTCGACGCGGTCGCCCTCGATCCGGCGCTGGTGGGCGACACGCTGGGCGTGCTGCTGAAGTACCAGGACGACATCGCCGCCACCGACGCCCCCCGCATCGCCCGCCTCATCGAGGAGGCGCGGCAGGCGGCGCGGGCGGCCGAGTGA
- the xth gene encoding exodeoxyribonuclease III, giving the protein MRIATWNVNSVRQRLDHAVKWLSETRPDIVCLQEIKCQTEAFPKEPFEALGYNVSVHGQKGFNGVAVLSRLPLEDVTHGLAGDDGDEQARFIEAVVSVKGGVVRVACLYLPNGNPPDTEKYPYKLGFMQRLHDFAADRLALEEPLILAGDFNVIPEPRDAADPAAWVNDALFLPRTRTAFRALTHLGLTDALRATSDAERLYTFWDYQAGAWQRDNGIRIDHLLLSPQAADKLIATGVDKHVRAWEKPSDHVPVWADFAIAA; this is encoded by the coding sequence ATGCGCATCGCCACCTGGAACGTCAATTCCGTCCGCCAGCGTCTCGACCACGCGGTGAAGTGGCTGTCGGAGACGCGGCCGGACATCGTCTGCCTCCAGGAGATCAAGTGCCAGACCGAGGCGTTCCCGAAGGAGCCGTTCGAGGCGCTGGGCTACAACGTTTCCGTCCACGGCCAGAAGGGCTTCAACGGCGTCGCCGTCCTCTCCCGCCTGCCGCTGGAGGACGTGACCCATGGCCTCGCCGGCGACGACGGGGACGAACAGGCCCGCTTCATCGAGGCGGTGGTGTCGGTGAAGGGCGGGGTGGTGCGGGTCGCCTGCCTCTATTTGCCCAACGGCAACCCGCCCGACACCGAGAAATACCCCTACAAGCTCGGCTTCATGCAGCGCCTGCACGATTTTGCCGCCGACCGCCTCGCGCTGGAGGAGCCGCTGATCCTCGCCGGCGACTTCAACGTGATCCCCGAGCCGCGCGACGCCGCCGACCCCGCCGCCTGGGTGAACGACGCCTTGTTCCTGCCGCGCACCCGCACCGCCTTCCGCGCCCTGACCCATCTCGGCCTCACCGACGCGCTGCGCGCCACCTCGGACGCGGAGCGGCTCTATACCTTCTGGGACTACCAGGCCGGCGCCTGGCAAAGGGACAACGGCATCCGCATCGATCACCTGCTGCTTTCCCCTCAGGCGGCGGACAAGCTCATCGCCACCGGCGTCGACAAGCACGTGCGGGCCTGGGAGAAGCCCTCCGACCATGTGCCGGTCTGGGCCGATTTCGCCATCGCGGCGTGA
- a CDS encoding MBOAT family O-acyltransferase, with protein sequence MTFASIEFLFYFFPLFLVTYFSAKTVTTRNYIFLAFSLVFYAAGYTPHILILLGSVAVNFFLARAIDGREGPGRQRLLAGGVAFNLILLGIFKYTGFLVENLNALVAPAGFALPLPRISLPLGISFYSFHAISYLADIYKRKVHANRDPAQFALYMCMFPQLVAGPIVRYATVARQLSERRVTLGRFSAGARLFAIGLAWKVLIADEVARLVDGVFDTTTHPTFVEAWLGLYAYTVQIYFDFAGYSTMAVGLGVMVGFVLPRNFRLPYTAHSITDFWRRWHMSLSAFLRDYLYIPLGGNRRGELRTYINLSAVFLLCGLWHGASWNFVIWGAHHGAFLIIERAFLGRWLKRAPGVLAHLYTVLVVMLGWVWFRADSFPGAVDMFGGLVGLHGFSRASMALGFGLTPLAVVMLVAGGLIGFFRWPRWKALAGEGALASVADYALVAVLMLASIAWVGGTTATPFLYYRF encoded by the coding sequence ATGACGTTCGCGTCCATCGAATTCCTGTTCTATTTCTTCCCTCTGTTCCTCGTCACCTACTTCTCCGCGAAGACCGTCACGACGCGGAACTACATCTTTCTTGCCTTTTCGCTCGTCTTCTACGCGGCTGGCTATACGCCGCACATCCTCATTCTTCTGGGATCGGTGGCGGTCAACTTCTTCCTCGCCCGCGCCATCGACGGGCGCGAGGGCCCGGGCCGCCAGCGCCTGCTCGCTGGCGGCGTCGCCTTCAACCTGATCCTGCTCGGCATCTTCAAATATACCGGCTTCCTGGTGGAGAACCTGAACGCGCTGGTCGCGCCGGCCGGCTTCGCCCTGCCGCTGCCGAGGATCTCGCTGCCGCTGGGCATCTCCTTCTATTCCTTCCACGCCATCTCGTACCTCGCGGACATCTACAAGCGGAAGGTGCACGCCAATCGCGACCCGGCCCAGTTCGCGCTCTACATGTGCATGTTCCCGCAGCTCGTGGCCGGCCCCATCGTGCGCTACGCCACCGTGGCGCGGCAGCTCTCCGAGCGGCGCGTCACGCTGGGGCGGTTCTCGGCCGGGGCGCGGCTGTTCGCCATCGGCCTCGCCTGGAAGGTGCTCATCGCCGACGAGGTGGCGCGGCTGGTGGACGGGGTGTTCGACACCACCACGCACCCCACCTTCGTGGAGGCGTGGCTGGGCCTTTATGCCTACACGGTGCAGATCTATTTCGACTTCGCCGGCTATTCCACCATGGCGGTGGGCCTCGGCGTGATGGTGGGCTTCGTGCTGCCGCGCAACTTCCGCCTGCCCTATACGGCGCACTCGATTACCGATTTCTGGCGCCGCTGGCACATGAGCCTGTCCGCCTTCCTGCGCGACTATCTCTACATCCCGCTGGGCGGCAACCGGCGCGGCGAGCTGCGTACCTACATCAATTTGTCCGCCGTGTTCCTGCTCTGCGGCCTGTGGCACGGAGCAAGCTGGAACTTCGTGATCTGGGGCGCGCACCACGGCGCCTTCCTCATCATCGAGCGCGCCTTCCTCGGCCGCTGGCTGAAGCGGGCGCCGGGCGTCCTCGCCCATCTTTATACCGTGCTGGTGGTCATGCTGGGCTGGGTCTGGTTCCGCGCCGACAGCTTCCCCGGCGCCGTCGACATGTTTGGCGGCCTCGTCGGCCTCCACGGCTTCAGCCGCGCCTCCATGGCGCTGGGCTTCGGGCTCACCCCGCTCGCTGTCGTCATGCTGGTCGCGGGCGGCCTCATCGGCTTCTTCCGCTGGCCGCGCTGGAAGGCGTTGGCGGGGGAGGGGGCCTTGGCCAGCGTGGCGGACTATGCCCTCGTCGCCGTGCTGATGCTGGCGAGCATCGCCTGGGTGGGCGGCACCACCGCCACCCCATTCCTTTATTACCGGTTCTGA
- a CDS encoding GFA family protein, translating into MAPLTGGCLCGRLRYGVRRVQSAYWCHCTMCRRVSGAGALPWATVMRQDFAFTQGTPATYASSPGVVRAFCGTCGSPILFDMAAEAAVDVTLGTLDDPDAVRPDHHIWAETALQMSAGLGAGLPRHAAERPAEPE; encoded by the coding sequence ATGGCGCCCCTGACCGGCGGCTGCCTGTGCGGCCGGCTGCGCTATGGCGTCCGGCGGGTGCAGAGCGCCTACTGGTGCCATTGCACCATGTGCCGGCGGGTGTCCGGGGCCGGCGCGCTGCCGTGGGCCACCGTGATGCGGCAGGATTTCGCCTTCACCCAAGGCACCCCGGCCACCTATGCCTCCTCGCCCGGCGTGGTGCGCGCCTTCTGCGGCACTTGCGGCAGCCCGATCCTGTTCGACATGGCGGCGGAGGCGGCGGTGGATGTCACCCTCGGCACGCTGGACGATCCCGACGCGGTTCGGCCCGATCATCACATCTGGGCCGAAACCGCCCTTCAGATGAGCGCGGGGCTGGGGGCCGGACTGCCGCGCCACGCCGCCGAGCGGCCGGCGGAGCCGGAATAG
- a CDS encoding HesB/IscA family protein has protein sequence MDTTLAPTQAADVPAVELEFTVTDAAARRIGQILSPEPPGTFLRLSVEGGGCSGFSYKYDVTREQTEDDLVIEKEGAKIVVDRLSLDYIKGSQLDYKADLMGSAFKISNPLATAKCGCGSSFAV, from the coding sequence ATGGACACCACCCTCGCCCCGACCCAGGCCGCCGATGTTCCCGCGGTCGAACTCGAATTCACCGTCACCGACGCGGCGGCCCGCCGCATCGGGCAGATCCTTTCCCCTGAGCCGCCCGGCACCTTCCTGCGGCTCAGCGTGGAAGGCGGCGGCTGCTCCGGCTTCTCGTACAAGTACGACGTGACCCGCGAGCAGACCGAGGACGACCTCGTGATCGAGAAGGAAGGCGCCAAGATCGTCGTCGACCGCCTCTCGCTCGACTACATCAAGGGCTCCCAGCTCGACTACAAGGCGGACCTCATGGGCTCCGCCTTCAAGATCTCCAACCCCCTCGCCACGGCGAAGTGCGGCTGCGGATCGAGCTTCGCGGTCTGA